The Pelodiscus sinensis isolate JC-2024 chromosome 24, ASM4963464v1, whole genome shotgun sequence genomic interval GcgcatctaccagccaggcagtacacaactacatactgatactcatgataataataaaacttatttaattagaaaataccggacatttatatgtccagtatttgttcaatttgtttcccagacagaaagctcaaatacgggactgtccggttcaaaactggacacctggcaaccctcaaGATGGGTTTGGGGGGTTCTGGGGACTCCCCGCCACACTTCCCTATTCTCCTTTCCCACAGGTGCAGAAAGTGATGCCCCCCGACAGCTTTTACTTCTCTATTGTACGGGACCCAGGGGCGTTGGCTGAATCTGCCTTCTCCTACTACCGGGCTGTGGCGCCAGCTTTCCGCCGGGCCGGCTCATTGGCCCAGTTCCTGTCAGCACCTGAGCACTTCTATGACCCGAATGAGAGGGGCAACCATTATGCGCGCAACCTGCTATGGTTTGACTTTGGGCTGGCACCACCAGCCAAGCTGGGCCCCAAAGCAGTGCAGGAGGTGCTAGCCTGGCTGGAGCGCACCTTCCCACTGGTGCTGCTGACAGAGCACTTTGATGAGTCACTGGTGCTGCTGCGGGAGGCGCTATGCTGGGCCGAAGCTGATATGGACGCCTTCCGGCACAATGGGCGCAGCCCCCAGGCTGTGCGACCTTTGGCGCCAGCCCAGGCTGCCCAGTTGCGAAACTGGAATGCCCTGGACTGGCAGCTTTACACTCACTTCAATCGCAGCTTCTGGCGCCGCGTGGAGGCTTTTGGCCTGGACCGGCTGCGGGCTGAGGTGGCAAGGCTGCAAGAACGGCGCCGAGAGCTAGCCGGGCGGTgcctgcagggtgggggccccGTGGAAGCAGCTGGTATTCCTGATGAACACATCCGCCCCTTCCAATTTGGCCAGGCACAGATTCTGGGTTATGCAttgaggccagggctggggcccacAGACCGACAGCTCTGCACCCGCATGGTCACCCCTGAGTTGCAGTATAAGGATGCACTGGATGCCAGACAGTTTGGGGCCAACAGTTCGGCCACAGCGGGGGGCAGGTAGCTAGGGGCTGCctttccccaccctctgcccccagcataaACCCCTGGACCAGACAGATGCGTGCAACACTTACCCCCAGTCCAGCCCAATGGCACAGACAAATGGGGAGATGTGTGGCACAGCACCCTTGGCACAGACAGGTGGGAAGACGGGGAAAGCCCCGCCCCAGCACAGAGATGGGGAGATGTGGGGAACAGCCCCCATAACAGAAGGAAAAAAGTGGGGATAGCCCCTGCCTAGAATCCTCCAATATCCTGAGtccaatggggctggagcaatgTGTACGTGGAGAGGAGGgggctaagagccattgaaccaaactataaactATAGGAAGGAAACCATGTCATGTCGGGGTGAGAGAATGGAGGACAGCCCCCCAGCTTCACCCCAATGTCTCCCAGAGACTCCACCTGGACAATATTGATTACTGTTTTAGCACCGGACTGGTGCTGGGCAGGAGTGCCTGGTGACATCTGTGTTACTCAGTACTTCTCTTCTCCATCCCGGGGTCATTATAGTCCCACTTTCCTTTGGGTTGTTTCCTCTTATAAAATTATTCAATCAGGAACTTGGTGTGGAGAGTGTAAATCACCAGCACATGGGGGTGCAAGGGACGAGGGGTTGCACAGGGTGAGAaagagcagggggagggtgcaggagacccTTGCCCAGACTGACAGCACAAACTAGAGCTCCATGgcatgctggagcagcctgtgccCACAAGGGGCTCTCTGGGAGTAGGCCAGTAGCTGGGCGCTCGCTGGCTGCCGGCCACCTCCAGGTGCATTTTAGTATCTGCCTAACTGCTAAAAACAGTTGTGGCTACACAGTGACCAGAGCAAACGGTTCCTGTCACCCCTCGCACAGGCCTGCCTGCTGAGACAAGAAATGGGGGGTGCGAGGGCAGCCCAGGAGCACAGCAGAGCCCACAGTCAATTGGGCGCTCGAGAAGCAGGGCCCCAAAAGGGAGTGACACCCCCAACAGACACAGGATGGTGATTCGTCATAGGTGCCGCCAATCATCCACTGATTAGCCAGGCAAACTAGGAAGTCCTGCCTCCTTAGAGGAGTCTCAGGCTGGGATTGGCCTCTGTGCTTGTCTATTATTCTGGTGCAATCCAGAAAGTCCCGCCCTTCAGTCGCTCCCAGGGGAAGGATAGGTGTCCTGAGATGCCCATCATTTTCGGCATGGCCCCGGAAGTCCGGCGTCGTACGGCAGCTGATTGGTTGGCACTGGCCAGTGCGCCTTCTGTCAAGTATCAGACCCTGCGCCTCAGCCACGTTGGAAGTCCTGCCTCCTCTGCGCTCCGATTAGTCGACTGCTCCATCCTTCACAGCCGGGCTTAGGGGAAGTCCAGGAAGTCCCGCCCCCAGAATACTCTTCGGGGCCGTTTCTCGCGCTCGCTCTTCAATCGATGCACTCGGCGCTCGACTGCGCGCCTTGCCCCACCGGCTCTGGCtccgccccctccgcccccggccAGCggctgcagcgcccggcccgggaCACCCGAGAGCGGGACCCTCCCGGCCCCGAACCCCCCCGGGTCCTAGCGTCCGCCTTTGCCTCGGCCCCGGGTCCTAGCGCCCACCTGCTCTCCTCTGAACCTCCAGGGTCCTAGCGCCCCGTGGGCCTTAGTGGCCATCCGCCCTATCCTGGGTCCTAgcgcttccttcccctccccccatgcactcCAGGTCCTAGcgcccaccccttccccctcggGCCCGGGTCCTAGCATCCATCGCACCGGTCCCCCTGCACCCCGGGGTCCTAGGgctctccctgtccctccccctgcacctctgAGTCTAGGCTTTCAGCCCCTCGCTCGtgatctccctccctcccccagccaccctgGTCCTAGAGCTTTttacccatccctctccccttgTGCCCCCCCATCCTAGTGCCACCCCTGCTTATCCTTCAGcaccccccctcctgctcctagCTCACCTCTctcagcctcttcccccacttccccaccctGTCCATCCCTCAGTGCCCCCCAGCATGGAGGCGCAGTGTGAGTACTTCATGTACTTCCCAGCTGTGCCCTTCCCGGCCCGGGAGCTGCTGCGTGGCGAGCCGGGCCGGTACCGTGCGCTGCCACGCCGCAACCACCTGTACCTGGGCGAAACTGTCCGGTTCCTGCTGGTGCTGCGGGGCCGGGCAGGTCCAGTTGCCGCCCGGCCgccctggggggagctgggctccTCCCTGTCTGCACTAGCTAGTGTCAGCCCCTGGGTGGGGCCAGAAGATGCAGAGCCCCCCGAGGGGccgggcacagatggggatggaCCACCCCCAAACCCCAGCCAATTCCGAGACTGCTGTCCCTTGCTGACCCACGGCCAGGGCCCCCCTGggcggccagcagcaggggtgagAAGGGACCcgggggaggtgaggggcagcCAGGTGtaggggctctggggtggggacaaggaGAATATGGGGGACTTTGGGTCAGAAACAAGGGTTAGGAGTGAGGGACACTAGCACAGCTcgggagggcagagctgggcaagTAGGAGCTGCGGGTTGGGAGTGAAGGGCTTCATGGTACTGACGGCTCCCCCTTTCAACCTCCCAGATCCCTGTGGAGGAGCCAATTGTCTCTGCGGATGAGGTGATTTTCCCCCTGACGATTTCCCTGGACAAGCTGCCACCCGGCACTGTCAAGGCTAAGGTGAGGGAGAGGCAAGCCTGGTTGAAGCCTCATGGGAGGGTGGCTGAGGGGACCTGATGTGGGCAGGTCTGAGGGGTACCagtgagggggccgggggccctTGGGAATGCAGTTGGGAGGGGTCATGCATGGGTAGgggaggccagggcaggaggggatttggGCTGTGAGGTGGGACCCCATGTGAAGGGGGCCAGAGAGCCGGCCATAACCCCCCTCAGCTCTGACATtctttccccctcactcccatgcAGATTGTGGTGACAGTatggaggcgggagcaggaggcaCCAGAGGTCCAGGAACATGGATACCTGAGCCTGCTGCAGAATCGGGCGCCGGGCCAGCTCTTCCATGAGGAGCAGGGTGCCTTCAAAGCCCAAGGTAGGTGCAGCCCATGGCCCAGACCCACATCCCTTATCCCATGAGGAGCACCAGAGTTATGGAGAGAAGGGTACAACCTACAGCCCCTACCCCACGACTTGAAATCCAAGTcctcctccccatggggggcaCAGAGTCACAGGGAGAGGGGTACGATCACAGCCTCCATCCCATGGCCTGGACCCGCAGCCCCcacctgacccacagccctgacCAGtgtcccctcttttttttttacatctgtgTGGAATAAGTTTTTATGTGCATTAGCATgtacggatgtgcaccaccagtagaaacccaggctgcctgctgcgggcactctgctaatcagtggggcACATTGGAATCTCTTCTGGGAGCCACCCAAAACGCCCATCTTACCGGGAACACTGCTCCTGTTACCCACAGCTCACACCCCACGGTACAGCTGATGGACATTGCCCCTCCCACAGTGCTCCTCAGTCTTGCcccatgcccc includes:
- the GAL3ST4 gene encoding galactose-3-O-sulfotransferase 4, coding for MKVPSGCCRLQVLGAALGVCMTIGFTLQLLGAPFQQRGFSERLPHLRLLPGAVGKEGAAPSSGLPNLSAPQPCQPRRHIVFLKTHKTGSSTIVNLLHRFGESHGLRFALPPRYQLGYPQPFQARRVKGYRPGGPTFDILCHHMRFNLPEVQKVMPPDSFYFSIVRDPGALAESAFSYYRAVAPAFRRAGSLAQFLSAPEHFYDPNERGNHYARNLLWFDFGLAPPAKLGPKAVQEVLAWLERTFPLVLLTEHFDESLVLLREALCWAEADMDAFRHNGRSPQAVRPLAPAQAAQLRNWNALDWQLYTHFNRSFWRRVEAFGLDRLRAEVARLQERRRELAGRCLQGGGPVEAAGIPDEHIRPFQFGQAQILGYALRPGLGPTDRQLCTRMVTPELQYKDALDARQFGANSSATAGGR